The following are encoded in a window of Thermococcus alcaliphilus genomic DNA:
- a CDS encoding fumarate hydratase — protein sequence MERAIFEAIKLAVTKIPDDVVKSLREAYEKEDNPTAKFNLENILKAVEIGKREGIPVCQDTGTVTFFVEAGIESPYLREIEEAINSALEKATKEIPLIVGIDAFGNSLYSNPR from the coding sequence ATGGAGAGAGCAATATTTGAAGCGATAAAGCTTGCTGTCACGAAAATTCCCGACGACGTTGTTAAATCCTTGCGAGAGGCCTACGAAAAGGAGGATAACCCAACTGCAAAGTTCAACCTTGAAAACATTTTAAAAGCCGTTGAAATCGGAAAGCGAGAGGGGATCCCAGTATGCCAAGACACCGGGACGGTGACTTTCTTCGTAGAGGCTGGAATCGAAAGCCCGTACCTAAGAGAAATAGAAGAGGCTATAAATTCAGCTCTGGAAAAAGCAACGAAGGAAATTCCGCTTATAGTGGGAATAGACGCTTTTGGGAACTCCTTATACTCTAACCCCCGCTGA
- a CDS encoding aspartate/glutamate racemase family protein — protein MKKIGIIGGTSPESTLYYYKKYIEISREKFEPYFFPELIIYSINFKDFKDNPDGWEGRKRILINAAKALEKAGAEVIGISANTPHIVFPEVKKEINAEMVSIIDAVAEEAKRRNLKRLLLLGTKTTMTMPFYKNALEEKGFEVIVPGEEEIEEINRIIFEELMFENFRSKGWLIELIEKYAKGKNIEGVILGCTELPLAIKPGDVSVEVLDSAEIHMRALIEAAL, from the coding sequence ATGAAGAAGATTGGAATAATAGGTGGCACAAGTCCAGAATCTACCCTCTACTACTACAAAAAATACATTGAGATTTCAAGGGAGAAGTTCGAGCCCTATTTCTTTCCGGAGCTGATAATCTACTCCATAAACTTCAAGGACTTCAAAGACAACCCCGATGGATGGGAAGGCAGAAAGAGAATTCTGATAAATGCCGCAAAGGCTCTTGAAAAGGCAGGTGCAGAGGTTATTGGAATCTCTGCAAACACTCCACACATTGTTTTTCCAGAAGTTAAGAAAGAGATAAACGCTGAAATGGTAAGCATAATCGACGCAGTCGCTGAAGAAGCAAAAAGGAGAAACCTCAAGCGGCTCCTTCTCTTGGGAACAAAAACCACGATGACAATGCCCTTTTACAAAAACGCTTTGGAGGAGAAGGGATTTGAGGTAATCGTTCCGGGAGAAGAGGAAATCGAAGAAATCAACAGGATAATCTTTGAGGAGCTGATGTTTGAAAACTTCAGAAGCAAAGGATGGCTCATTGAGCTAATTGAAAAGTACGCAAAAGGCAAAAACATTGAAGGCGTTATACTCGGCTGCACTGAGCTTCCCCTTGCAATAAAGCCGGGGGATGTGAGTGTTGAAGTTTTGGATAGTGCTGAAATTCACATGAGGGCTTTGATAGAGGCTGCTCTCTGA
- a CDS encoding NitrOD5 domain-containing protein, with the protein MNKGEEILAKAISAALREVAPGLESVLEAHLRATLNKGLEVAYENPKEFKDAVSKLFGEYSARLLEMVIINKLKGRLGEEGEVNSLEELVEQIRKIYGE; encoded by the coding sequence ATGAATAAAGGTGAAGAAATTTTGGCTAAAGCAATTTCTGCAGCCCTTAGGGAGGTAGCTCCGGGGCTGGAGTCGGTTTTAGAGGCCCACCTTAGGGCGACTTTGAATAAAGGTCTTGAGGTAGCATATGAGAATCCAAAAGAATTCAAAGATGCTGTTTCAAAGCTTTTTGGTGAGTACAGTGCTAGATTACTGGAAATGGTAATCATAAACAAACTCAAAGGGCGTCTTGGAGAGGAAGGAGAAGTCAATTCTTTAGAAGAATTAGTGGAACAGATACGCAAGATTTACGGTGAATAG
- a CDS encoding MoaD/ThiS family protein, with product MVKIRLMGAFAHLAKARELEVKLDRPKTVNEILRELIPRYDEFHDKIIFINGKPAKGDAVVEEGDEIKVMPVLSGG from the coding sequence ATGGTGAAAATCAGGCTTATGGGGGCTTTTGCTCATCTTGCCAAAGCTAGAGAGCTTGAGGTAAAGCTCGACAGACCCAAGACAGTGAATGAGATACTTAGAGAGCTAATCCCGAGGTATGACGAATTCCATGATAAGATAATCTTCATTAACGGCAAGCCTGCAAAGGGAGATGCAGTAGTTGAGGAAGGGGATGAGATAAAAGTTATGCCCGTTCTCAGCGGGGGTTAG
- a CDS encoding DUF190 domain-containing protein, protein MVEIEHWNTLRMKIYIGESDTWHGRPLYKAIVEKLREMGLAGATVYRGIYGFGKKSKVHSSDVLRLSTDLPIIIEAVDRGHMIERAINEIKPMIKDGMITVEPVIVVWVGTREEIKKFEEDAVREE, encoded by the coding sequence ATGGTAGAGATTGAACACTGGAATACTCTGAGAATGAAAATTTACATAGGGGAAAGCGATACCTGGCATGGAAGACCACTTTATAAGGCAATAGTAGAAAAACTGAGGGAGATGGGACTTGCTGGGGCAACTGTTTATAGGGGTATCTACGGTTTTGGAAAAAAGAGCAAGGTTCACTCAAGTGATGTTCTGAGGCTCTCCACGGATCTGCCGATAATAATTGAGGCCGTGGACAGGGGGCACATGATAGAGAGGGCTATAAACGAGATAAAGCCAATGATAAAGGACGGCATGATAACGGTTGAGCCTGTTATAGTTGTGTGGGTGGGGACAAGAGAAGAAATAAAGAAGTTCGAAGAAGATGCTGTGAGGGAAGAGTAG
- a CDS encoding peptidase M54 — protein sequence MELVGFVHVGNTFNEKVIAGAYRRVNNYFKSKNLPIRLVYLGEVELGPGYLVNIHTDGGSVKGYPLEGITELLHAKLIHAQEELFEKKKARAEKNNSSEEEVTMNKIFGIVNFPIVSRNPYLDFYEKFLGIQQDFHELKVMVLSIKPFESENKKLFEDRLFKGILHEIGHAFGLNHCQEDCVMNPPKVIAEWDLRRDDFCEKCFLELKRNVRGKTD from the coding sequence ATGGAGCTTGTTGGATTCGTCCACGTTGGCAACACATTCAACGAAAAGGTGATCGCCGGAGCTTACAGGAGAGTTAACAACTATTTTAAATCAAAAAACCTTCCAATAAGGCTTGTTTATCTTGGAGAAGTTGAATTGGGCCCCGGTTATCTCGTTAATATCCACACGGATGGTGGGAGTGTTAAGGGGTACCCCCTGGAGGGAATTACCGAACTTTTGCATGCGAAACTTATACATGCTCAAGAAGAGCTTTTTGAGAAGAAGAAGGCAAGGGCGGAAAAGAACAATAGTTCCGAAGAAGAGGTTACCATGAACAAGATATTCGGAATAGTGAACTTCCCCATAGTTTCGAGAAATCCCTACCTAGATTTTTATGAGAAATTTTTGGGGATTCAGCAGGATTTCCACGAACTAAAGGTCATGGTTCTTTCAATAAAACCTTTTGAATCTGAAAACAAGAAACTTTTTGAGGATAGACTTTTCAAAGGGATTTTACACGAAATAGGGCACGCTTTCGGATTAAATCACTGTCAAGAGGACTGCGTTATGAATCCCCCAAAGGTCATTGCCGAATGGGACTTAAGAAGGGACGATTTCTGTGAGAAGTGCTTTTTGGAGCTGAAAAGAAATGTTAGAGGGAAAACGGATTAG
- a CDS encoding DUF6062 family protein, with the protein MDIIGVYLKEALGRAGCPVCYLLDKYEKSSIETILYEHVNDPFVREKFAESLGLCPYHAWKLKEIASSNPLYGGLGIAVIYEHMLSLYLKSLQKGEKIEEKECYLCKAVKEKEHDVVETFAERLNELLEDYKNSEAVLCKRHYELINSLLGEDTSLIESLREIQIEKLEGIREKMRKFIEKFDYRSREAPTQKEALAVLLAIESLKGLPLGVNFVKREKTGHFWRDFSWPWRLEFQRKNSKR; encoded by the coding sequence ATGGACATTATAGGCGTATACCTCAAAGAAGCTCTTGGCAGGGCTGGCTGTCCTGTATGCTACTTGTTGGACAAATATGAAAAGAGCTCCATAGAGACCATTCTCTACGAGCATGTAAATGATCCCTTCGTTAGAGAAAAATTTGCAGAAAGCCTTGGTCTCTGTCCATATCATGCATGGAAGCTAAAGGAGATTGCATCATCAAATCCACTTTATGGAGGACTTGGAATAGCTGTAATATATGAACATATGCTCTCATTGTATCTTAAAAGCTTACAGAAGGGGGAGAAGATTGAAGAGAAAGAATGCTATCTCTGTAAGGCTGTAAAGGAGAAGGAGCACGATGTTGTAGAAACATTTGCAGAGCGTTTGAATGAACTTCTCGAGGATTATAAAAATTCGGAGGCAGTCTTGTGTAAAAGACATTATGAGCTAATTAATTCCCTTCTTGGAGAGGATACTTCCCTGATTGAGTCTTTAAGAGAGATTCAAATTGAAAAACTTGAGGGCATCAGGGAAAAAATGAGAAAGTTCATTGAGAAGTTTGACTACCGCTCTAGGGAAGCGCCCACTCAAAAGGAAGCCTTAGCAGTCCTACTGGCTATTGAGAGCTTGAAAGGCCTTCCGCTAGGGGTAAACTTCGTAAAAAGAGAGAAGACGGGGCATTTTTGGAGGGATTTTAGTTGGCCGTGGAGATTAGAATTTCAAAGGAAGAATTCAAAAAGATAA
- the coaBC gene encoding bifunctional phosphopantothenoylcysteine decarboxylase/phosphopantothenate--cysteine ligase CoaBC yields MLHHVKLIYATKSRKLVGKKIVLAIPGSIAAVECVKLARELIRHGAEVHAVMSENAQKIIHPYAMEFATGNKVITEITGFVEHVELAGEHENKADLVLVCPATANTISKIACGIDDTPVTTVVTTAFAHTPIMIAPAMHSTMYDHPIVKENIEKLKKLGVEFIGPRFEEGKAKVASIDEIVYRVIKKLHKKDLVGKRVLVTAGATREYIDPIRFITNRSSGKMGVAIAEEADFRGAEVTLIKTKGSVPSFVENQIEVETVEEMLEAIEKELSSKKYDVVVLAAAVSDFTPKEKARKKIKSGQSLVLELVPTPKIIQRVKEIQPDVFLVGFKAEYGVSEEELIEQARKQIEKAKSDVVIANRGEVAFESEVNEVYWVTKEGYEKFPLMSKKELAEKIWDKIVGSLE; encoded by the coding sequence ATGCTTCATCACGTAAAGCTTATATATGCAACAAAGAGCCGGAAACTTGTTGGAAAGAAGATAGTACTCGCCATACCGGGAAGCATAGCGGCTGTGGAGTGTGTCAAGCTTGCGAGAGAGCTCATAAGGCATGGAGCTGAAGTTCATGCGGTTATGAGTGAAAATGCTCAGAAGATAATTCATCCTTATGCCATGGAGTTTGCCACAGGCAACAAGGTTATCACGGAGATCACGGGTTTTGTTGAACATGTTGAGCTTGCTGGAGAGCATGAGAACAAGGCAGATTTAGTTTTGGTATGCCCCGCAACAGCCAACACTATTTCAAAAATAGCCTGCGGAATTGACGATACTCCCGTCACTACAGTAGTAACAACTGCCTTTGCCCATACACCAATAATGATTGCTCCAGCAATGCACTCGACAATGTACGATCATCCAATAGTTAAGGAGAACATAGAGAAGCTCAAAAAGCTTGGAGTCGAGTTTATCGGGCCGAGATTTGAAGAGGGAAAAGCCAAGGTAGCAAGCATCGATGAGATTGTTTATCGCGTGATTAAAAAGCTCCACAAGAAGGATCTTGTTGGGAAAAGAGTTCTCGTAACTGCTGGGGCAACGAGAGAATACATCGACCCGATAAGGTTTATTACAAACCGGAGCAGTGGAAAGATGGGGGTGGCTATTGCTGAAGAGGCTGATTTTAGAGGAGCTGAAGTGACCCTCATAAAAACCAAAGGAAGTGTGCCAAGTTTTGTGGAGAATCAGATTGAAGTTGAAACCGTTGAAGAGATGCTTGAAGCTATAGAGAAAGAACTTTCAAGTAAAAAATACGATGTTGTGGTTTTAGCAGCAGCTGTTAGCGACTTCACCCCTAAGGAGAAAGCGAGGAAGAAGATAAAGAGCGGTCAGTCCTTAGTTCTCGAGCTCGTCCCAACGCCGAAGATAATCCAGAGGGTCAAGGAAATCCAACCTGATGTCTTTTTGGTGGGTTTCAAAGCGGAATACGGTGTTAGTGAAGAAGAGCTAATCGAGCAGGCAAGGAAGCAAATAGAAAAGGCGAAGAGCGATGTGGTAATAGCTAACAGGGGAGAGGTTGCCTTCGAGAGTGAAGTGAACGAAGTCTACTGGGTAACCAAAGAAGGTTATGAGAAATTCCCACTAATGAGCAAAAAGGAGCTGGCAGAGAAGATATGGGACAAGATTGTAGGGAGTTTAGAGTAG
- a CDS encoding DUF835 domain-containing protein encodes MMSINFAMLFVAKDVIGEDTYLVLFYIPFAFGILKNFLEIFVSKDKQKVSDKQLPPGAYLYPSLDIDHLVTEVLRDRKPVAVVRNPHLFEKYELPFVWLSKVRKENAVSPTHLEKILHWAVTTVTSEDALIIDGIEYLILENGFEPVFRFLVNLKDQILLKNSVLVLVVDERALEEKHAFLLQREFKKIL; translated from the coding sequence ATGATGAGCATTAATTTTGCAATGTTATTTGTTGCGAAAGATGTCATCGGGGAGGACACTTACCTTGTTCTTTTCTATATTCCGTTTGCTTTTGGAATACTGAAGAACTTTCTTGAGATTTTCGTTTCTAAGGATAAGCAAAAGGTGAGTGATAAGCAGCTTCCTCCTGGTGCATACCTCTATCCTTCGCTTGACATTGATCACCTCGTCACTGAGGTTCTTAGAGATAGGAAGCCGGTAGCAGTCGTTAGAAATCCTCACCTTTTCGAGAAGTATGAGCTCCCCTTTGTGTGGTTGAGCAAAGTGAGAAAAGAGAATGCAGTCAGCCCAACTCACCTTGAAAAGATTCTTCACTGGGCGGTGACGACAGTTACAAGCGAAGATGCCTTGATTATTGATGGAATTGAATACCTTATCCTGGAGAACGGGTTTGAGCCTGTTTTTAGATTCCTCGTTAATTTGAAAGATCAAATTCTCCTTAAAAACTCGGTTCTTGTCCTTGTAGTTGATGAAAGAGCCCTAGAAGAAAAGCATGCTTTTCTCCTGCAGAGGGAGTTTAAAAAGATCCTCTAA
- a CDS encoding ATPase domain-containing protein, producing MSRTGIEYFDEHILKDGFPDGSLVLVAGEPGAGKTIFSATFIYNGAKKFGEKGVYISLAETKSEFYESMRQFGMDFEELENKGLFKFVDLVTVSEETIENEIELLMNEIVKFQPKRIVIDPISVFAQVLGIERTRVFLHTMLGRFIKAYNSTALLIAEKPIGTEKIGYGVEEFVVDGVVILRYESFGEVTRRIMEIPKMRRRSVEKPQYEYVITQNGIEFLAVPELKREEMEYTVEKITTGIEKLDEMLDGGIYKGANVLLVGMTGTGKTTFSLHFAIANALQGRKAVYLAFEEPIDQIIRAAKNYGMPIDEALTNNLKIFTWIPESKTPVYTFLKIREIIEKLKPEVLVIDSLTALRQHMEEKELAKMIRYLNLLTKANRVTTYFTLNEETSFEVVPFTGASTMVDVIIGLKYQVRNGNIERKMAIVKARGSNHSRKIHRYEITDKGVEIYE from the coding sequence ATGAGCAGAACGGGAATTGAATATTTTGATGAGCATATCCTCAAAGACGGCTTTCCGGATGGCTCTTTAGTCTTGGTTGCCGGAGAGCCAGGAGCAGGGAAGACTATATTCTCAGCAACTTTCATATACAACGGTGCCAAGAAATTTGGAGAGAAAGGAGTCTATATCTCACTTGCAGAAACCAAGAGCGAGTTCTATGAATCAATGAGACAATTTGGGATGGATTTCGAAGAACTCGAAAATAAGGGGCTGTTTAAATTTGTAGACCTTGTTACTGTAAGCGAGGAGACCATAGAAAACGAGATAGAACTTTTAATGAATGAAATAGTGAAGTTTCAACCAAAAAGGATTGTTATTGACCCTATAAGTGTCTTCGCTCAGGTCTTAGGTATCGAGAGAACAAGAGTATTCCTTCACACGATGCTTGGGAGATTTATAAAAGCTTACAACTCAACAGCCCTTCTAATTGCCGAAAAACCAATAGGAACCGAAAAAATAGGATATGGCGTTGAGGAATTCGTCGTTGATGGGGTTGTTATACTCCGCTATGAGTCCTTTGGGGAAGTTACAAGAAGGATAATGGAAATCCCAAAAATGAGAAGAAGAAGCGTCGAAAAGCCACAGTATGAGTACGTGATAACCCAGAATGGAATTGAATTCTTAGCAGTTCCCGAGCTCAAGAGAGAAGAGATGGAGTACACGGTAGAGAAGATTACAACTGGGATAGAAAAGCTCGATGAAATGCTCGATGGAGGAATATACAAGGGGGCAAATGTACTACTTGTTGGCATGACGGGAACTGGAAAAACCACTTTCTCTCTGCACTTTGCTATAGCCAATGCATTACAGGGAAGAAAGGCAGTATACCTTGCCTTTGAGGAACCAATAGACCAGATAATAAGGGCAGCCAAAAACTACGGTATGCCAATAGACGAAGCCCTAACTAATAATCTCAAAATCTTTACTTGGATTCCAGAAAGCAAAACCCCCGTATATACCTTCCTAAAAATTAGGGAGATAATAGAAAAGCTCAAACCAGAAGTGTTGGTGATAGACAGCTTAACCGCATTGAGGCAGCATATGGAAGAGAAAGAACTTGCAAAAATGATCAGGTATCTTAATTTACTGACGAAAGCAAACAGAGTAACCACTTACTTCACGTTAAATGAAGAGACCAGCTTTGAGGTTGTGCCATTTACGGGAGCGAGCACCATGGTTGATGTTATAATAGGGCTCAAGTACCAAGTAAGAAACGGGAACATAGAGCGGAAAATGGCAATTGTAAAAGCGAGAGGATCAAATCATTCAAGAAAAATACACAGATATGAGATCACCGATAAGGGGGTTGAGATTTATGAATAA
- the for gene encoding tungsten-containing formaldehyde ferredoxin oxidoreductase: MKGWWGRILRVDLTNNKVWVQEYSPEVAKNFIGGRGLAAWILWNEAKNVDPLGPENKLVFASGPFNGLPTPSGGKMVIAAKSPLTGGYGDGNLGTMATVHLRKAGYDALVVEGKAKKPVYLYIEDDNVSILSAEGLWGKTTFETEKELKEIHGKNVGVLSIGPGGENLVKYAVVISQEGRAAGRPGMGAVMGSKKLKAVVIKGTKEIPVADKEKLRKLSQEAYNAIRDSPGYPFWHRQGTMAAVEWTNENSALPTRNFSDGSFEFARSIDGYTMEGMKVNQRGCPYCNMPCGNVVLDAEGRESELDYENVALLGSNLGIGKLNEVSVLNRIADEMGLDTISLGVSISYVMEAKEKGIIKDDDAPEFGDFKKAKQLALDIAYRRGELGNFAAEGVKAMSEKLGAKDFAMHVKGLEVSGYNCYIYPAMALAYGTSAIGAHHKEAWVIAWEIGTAPIEGEKAQKVEYKITYDPEKAAKVIELQRLRGGLFEMLTACRLPWVEVGLSLDYYPKLLEAITGVKYTWDDLYKAADRVYALMRAYWVREFNGNWSREMDYPPERWFKEGLKSGPYKGQHLKKDKYDALLSEYYKLRGWDERGIPKKETLKELDLEFVIPELEKVTKLE; the protein is encoded by the coding sequence ATGAAAGGTTGGTGGGGAAGAATCCTAAGGGTTGATTTAACCAACAACAAAGTCTGGGTGCAGGAATATTCTCCGGAAGTTGCAAAGAATTTTATTGGTGGTAGAGGTCTAGCAGCCTGGATTCTTTGGAATGAAGCAAAGAACGTAGATCCTCTTGGGCCAGAAAACAAGTTAGTTTTTGCAAGTGGTCCATTTAACGGTCTCCCAACACCAAGCGGTGGAAAGATGGTTATAGCTGCCAAGAGCCCCCTGACCGGTGGTTATGGCGATGGTAACCTCGGAACAATGGCCACCGTGCATTTAAGAAAAGCCGGCTATGATGCCCTTGTCGTTGAAGGAAAGGCCAAAAAGCCCGTCTATCTCTACATCGAGGACGACAACGTGAGCATTCTCAGTGCCGAGGGTCTCTGGGGCAAAACTACCTTTGAGACAGAAAAAGAGCTCAAGGAGATACACGGTAAGAACGTGGGTGTTCTGAGCATAGGCCCCGGTGGAGAGAACCTCGTTAAATATGCCGTTGTTATCTCCCAAGAAGGAAGGGCAGCTGGAAGGCCCGGTATGGGTGCGGTAATGGGTAGTAAGAAGCTCAAGGCGGTTGTCATTAAGGGTACCAAAGAAATCCCAGTTGCTGACAAGGAGAAGCTTAGGAAGCTTTCACAAGAGGCTTATAATGCAATTCGCGACTCTCCCGGTTATCCGTTCTGGCACAGACAGGGAACAATGGCCGCTGTGGAATGGACGAATGAGAACTCTGCATTACCAACAAGGAACTTCAGCGACGGAAGCTTTGAGTTTGCCCGTTCAATAGACGGTTACACAATGGAAGGAATGAAGGTCAACCAGAGAGGTTGCCCATACTGTAACATGCCTTGTGGAAACGTGGTTCTTGATGCAGAAGGTAGAGAAAGTGAACTTGACTATGAAAACGTTGCTTTGCTAGGTTCAAATCTCGGCATAGGAAAGCTTAACGAGGTCTCAGTTCTCAACAGAATTGCAGATGAGATGGGGCTTGACACGATTTCGCTTGGAGTTTCAATATCCTATGTGATGGAAGCTAAGGAGAAGGGCATAATAAAAGATGACGATGCTCCAGAATTTGGCGATTTCAAGAAGGCCAAGCAACTTGCCTTAGACATCGCCTATAGAAGAGGAGAGCTCGGAAACTTTGCCGCTGAGGGTGTCAAAGCAATGAGCGAGAAGCTCGGTGCAAAGGACTTTGCAATGCACGTAAAAGGTCTTGAGGTCAGCGGTTATAACTGTTACATCTACCCGGCAATGGCTTTGGCGTATGGAACGAGCGCAATCGGTGCCCACCACAAGGAAGCATGGGTTATTGCATGGGAGATCGGTACAGCACCAATTGAAGGTGAAAAGGCCCAGAAGGTTGAGTACAAGATAACCTATGACCCAGAGAAGGCTGCAAAAGTTATTGAGCTCCAGAGACTTAGAGGTGGTCTCTTCGAGATGCTCACTGCCTGTAGATTGCCATGGGTTGAAGTTGGCCTAAGCTTGGACTACTATCCAAAGCTTCTCGAAGCAATCACCGGTGTTAAGTACACCTGGGACGACCTCTACAAGGCAGCCGATAGGGTTTATGCTCTCATGAGGGCATACTGGGTTAGGGAATTCAACGGCAACTGGAGCAGAGAAATGGACTATCCACCAGAGAGATGGTTCAAAGAAGGCCTTAAGAGCGGCCCATACAAAGGCCAGCACTTGAAGAAGGACAAGTACGATGCTCTACTTTCAGAATACTACAAGCTCAGAGGCTGGGACGAGAGGGGTATTCCAAAGAAAGAGACACTCAAGGAACTTGACCTTGAGTTCGTCATCCCAGAGCTTGAGAAGGTTACGAAGCTCGAGTGA
- a CDS encoding glycosyltransferase family 2 protein: MLEGKRISIVIPAYNEAKRIGKVLSKIPEFVDEVIVVDDGSRDNTSEVAKSYGAKVIRLEENQGKGVAMREGIKNVSGDIVVFMDADGQHNPEEIEKLLYPILRGEADFVIGSRLIKAQGKRPLIRKISNFLSTGLIKLKLGIDVRDTQSGFRAIKREFLPGIESKRYEVETEVLIKAVKMGARVKEVPVERIYGVETGHFRFEDVLRFIHSLIKY, encoded by the coding sequence ATGTTAGAGGGAAAACGGATTAGCATTGTTATTCCAGCTTACAATGAGGCAAAAAGAATTGGAAAGGTTCTCTCAAAAATCCCGGAGTTCGTTGATGAGGTTATTGTTGTGGACGATGGGAGCAGAGACAACACTTCAGAGGTCGCAAAAAGTTATGGAGCAAAGGTAATCCGACTTGAGGAAAATCAAGGCAAAGGAGTGGCAATGAGAGAAGGGATCAAGAATGTAAGCGGAGACATTGTGGTTTTTATGGATGCAGATGGTCAGCATAATCCAGAGGAAATTGAGAAGCTCCTCTATCCGATTTTGAGGGGAGAGGCAGACTTTGTTATAGGCTCTCGGCTGATAAAGGCACAAGGAAAAAGACCGCTTATAAGAAAGATAAGCAACTTTCTGAGCACTGGCTTAATAAAGCTCAAGCTGGGTATTGATGTGAGGGACACTCAAAGCGGATTTAGAGCCATCAAAAGGGAATTCCTACCGGGAATAGAGAGCAAAAGATATGAAGTTGAGACGGAGGTTTTAATAAAAGCCGTGAAAATGGGAGCGAGGGTTAAGGAAGTCCCGGTGGAGAGAATCTATGGGGTTGAGACGGGCCATTTCAGGTTTGAAGACGTTTTGAGGTTCATCCACTCCCTTATCAAGTACTGA
- the crcB gene encoding fluoride efflux transporter CrcB, with amino-acid sequence MNTKILLAVGVGGMLGAIIRYGVAGLLPVYKDFPVGTLLVNSIASFLLGYLYGLIFFGYEVSPNWRAFFGTGFCGGLSTFSTFSYETFSLLREREHFLALLNISANVIMTISLVFLGFLLARR; translated from the coding sequence ATGAACACTAAAATCCTCTTGGCAGTTGGCGTTGGGGGAATGCTGGGAGCAATAATACGCTATGGCGTTGCAGGCTTACTCCCAGTTTACAAAGATTTTCCCGTAGGAACTCTATTGGTGAACAGCATAGCCAGCTTTCTGCTTGGTTATTTATATGGACTAATCTTCTTCGGTTATGAGGTTTCTCCCAACTGGAGGGCTTTCTTTGGAACTGGATTCTGCGGTGGCTTGAGCACATTCTCGACTTTTTCATACGAGACTTTCAGCCTTTTAAGGGAAAGGGAGCATTTTCTTGCCCTCCTAAACATCTCGGCAAACGTTATAATGACTATAAGCTTAGTGTTTTTGGGATTCCTTCTTGCAAGGAGGTGA
- a CDS encoding prenyltransferase/squalene oxidase repeat-containing protein: MGSKLENYVDLRSVLKYIEDRRHEDGGYCFVSLLNETNVNDTYYAVKIYDLLDIEIPEKEKTVEFLYNSLKPQQAVVAIAMAIEGLAILGAKDLAKEGLSLVFEKYKPLEGKFAVGLGGSEEFGTATPLEATYWVLRAFKAIDYKVSSEERRKIRDFIESFRKGDGYGVTQATTTMTYQAIFSLNALGYPIPKTRHFHRCEVYGGFTEVPYSLPPYLEPTFYAVRGLRLINEKPRYIEPHIRFIRALQNPNGGFRRSLEMGISNFQNTYRALRTLDDLLNF, encoded by the coding sequence ATGGGCTCGAAGCTAGAGAACTATGTAGATCTTAGGTCAGTTTTAAAGTATATTGAAGATAGAAGGCACGAAGACGGTGGCTATTGCTTTGTTTCCCTGCTAAATGAGACAAACGTAAATGACACCTACTATGCGGTTAAAATCTATGATTTGCTGGACATTGAAATTCCAGAGAAAGAAAAAACCGTAGAGTTCCTCTATAATTCACTAAAACCCCAACAGGCTGTTGTCGCAATAGCTATGGCAATTGAAGGGCTCGCAATTCTAGGGGCAAAAGACCTCGCAAAAGAAGGACTTTCACTGGTCTTTGAGAAATATAAACCCCTTGAAGGCAAATTTGCCGTTGGTCTTGGGGGGAGCGAAGAATTCGGAACTGCAACACCACTTGAAGCAACCTACTGGGTGCTTAGGGCTTTTAAAGCAATAGATTACAAAGTTTCTTCTGAGGAGAGAAGAAAGATAAGGGACTTCATTGAAAGCTTTAGAAAAGGGGACGGGTATGGAGTAACGCAGGCAACAACAACCATGACTTATCAAGCGATCTTTTCACTCAATGCACTGGGATATCCAATTCCAAAGACGAGACACTTCCACAGGTGCGAAGTTTACGGTGGCTTTACTGAGGTACCTTACTCTCTTCCGCCTTACCTGGAGCCGACATTCTATGCGGTTAGGGGCTTGAGGCTTATTAACGAAAAACCTCGGTACATAGAACCTCACATAAGGTTCATAAGAGCCCTTCAAAATCCCAATGGGGGCTTTAGAAGGAGTCTTGAGATGGGGATTTCAAACTTCCAGAACACCTACAGAGCTTTGAGGACACTTGATGATCTTCTGAACTTTTAA